The proteins below come from a single Microbulbifer sp. Q7 genomic window:
- a CDS encoding MarC family protein — translation MDTLTAFLTLLFVMDPLGNIPVFLAALKNVPPKRQLYVIMRELIFALIVLLVFLYGGRFVLAWLGLSQEAIRIAGAIILFLIAIRMVFPIEGGIMGERLEGEPFFVPLAVPLVAGPSTMAILMLMTNSEGEQLWDWTLALLGAWGVSAVILLASSPLARLLGNRGLIAVERLMGMVLVMLAVQLFLDGIKQSLN, via the coding sequence ATGGATACCTTAACCGCCTTCCTCACCCTCCTCTTCGTCATGGACCCCCTTGGCAATATCCCGGTGTTCCTCGCGGCCCTGAAGAATGTTCCGCCGAAGCGTCAACTTTACGTCATCATGCGCGAGCTCATCTTCGCTCTGATCGTGTTGCTGGTGTTCCTGTATGGCGGGCGATTTGTGCTGGCCTGGTTGGGGCTCTCGCAGGAGGCTATCCGGATTGCCGGGGCAATCATTCTGTTTTTGATCGCGATACGTATGGTATTCCCGATTGAAGGGGGGATTATGGGTGAGCGCCTCGAAGGGGAGCCCTTCTTTGTACCCCTCGCTGTCCCTCTGGTAGCTGGGCCATCCACCATGGCAATCCTGATGCTAATGACAAACAGTGAAGGCGAGCAGCTCTGGGACTGGACCCTGGCATTACTGGGAGCCTGGGGCGTATCCGCGGTGATATTGCTCGCATCCTCGCCACTGGCGCGGCTGCTGGGTAACCGAGGATTGATCGCAGTAGAGCGGTTGATGGGTATGGTGCTGGTCATGCTGGCCGTCCAGCTGTTCCTCGACGGCATCAAGCAAAGCCTCAATTAA
- a CDS encoding sulfotransferase, with the protein MKNLYLEKITAARKAFASGDKARAEQLLLDCAGAHGNPIPVLIELVQLYRALKQPEKSIPILKELARIDRTDLSHLSELAHTFQALGRNAEAAQTYRQVVSQRSDLPNTWFNLAWNLTRAGELQEAIAAYERAISCGIGGKDEVYLNIAGIHATLKNFLESKKCLDKALDVNPRYIPALFNLGSYYEEQGLREEAEKLYQQCLREDPGFHPALCRLSHMSRGGDNSELLMEKIRRLLATELPESAREELLFAEGKLLDECGRYAEAWRSFGSANLLGKKRVPPFDVENLKGRIREIISFKKEYTPCLPQAESTPSSLFICGMFRSGSTLLEQIIGGHSEIVSGGELYYFSDAFKRRGAAYPEFYDWATGCGGLASGYLSFVQKRFGAGNIGMLTDKSPENFMYVGLIKALFPKSKFIWTRRNFEDNRLSIFFQHLGEALNYSVDLQWIRQYYEQQQLLMEYWCSKFPDSIYEIHYERLIESPREEIEGLFGFLGLPWEDACLNFRGRKNHVQTASIWQVREDLHSRSVGRFKNYRPFLSE; encoded by the coding sequence ATGAAGAATTTGTACTTAGAAAAAATTACGGCGGCTAGAAAAGCGTTCGCGTCAGGAGATAAGGCGAGAGCCGAACAGTTATTGCTGGACTGTGCGGGCGCTCATGGCAACCCGATTCCGGTATTGATTGAGCTTGTGCAGCTATACCGGGCACTGAAGCAGCCAGAAAAGTCGATTCCGATACTCAAGGAGCTAGCTCGAATTGACCGCACTGACTTAAGCCACTTGTCCGAGCTTGCTCATACTTTTCAGGCATTGGGGCGTAATGCGGAGGCGGCACAGACATATCGGCAGGTGGTAAGCCAGAGGAGTGATCTCCCCAATACCTGGTTTAACCTCGCGTGGAATTTAACACGTGCTGGAGAGCTTCAAGAAGCCATCGCAGCTTACGAAAGAGCTATTTCCTGTGGTATAGGGGGCAAGGATGAGGTGTACCTAAATATTGCGGGTATCCATGCCACGCTAAAAAACTTCCTCGAGTCAAAAAAGTGCCTGGATAAGGCACTTGATGTGAATCCGAGATACATTCCTGCTCTTTTCAACCTCGGTTCATATTATGAGGAGCAGGGGCTTCGAGAGGAGGCTGAGAAACTATACCAACAGTGTTTACGCGAAGATCCGGGGTTTCACCCGGCATTGTGCCGACTGTCTCATATGAGTCGGGGGGGGGATAACTCCGAGCTTCTGATGGAAAAAATACGGCGCCTTTTGGCGACCGAGTTACCGGAGTCTGCTCGTGAAGAATTACTCTTCGCTGAGGGGAAGTTATTAGACGAGTGCGGACGTTATGCGGAAGCCTGGCGAAGCTTTGGTAGCGCCAATCTTCTGGGGAAGAAGCGAGTTCCCCCCTTCGATGTGGAGAATCTGAAAGGCCGGATTCGAGAGATTATCAGTTTTAAAAAAGAGTATACACCGTGCCTGCCGCAGGCAGAATCTACGCCGTCCTCATTATTTATTTGTGGGATGTTTCGCTCTGGATCAACGCTTTTGGAGCAAATTATCGGCGGGCATTCTGAAATAGTTTCGGGTGGTGAGCTTTACTATTTTTCTGATGCATTTAAGCGCAGAGGTGCTGCGTATCCGGAGTTTTATGACTGGGCGACGGGTTGCGGGGGGCTCGCATCTGGTTACCTGTCGTTTGTGCAGAAGAGATTTGGTGCTGGCAATATCGGAATGTTGACAGATAAAAGTCCTGAAAATTTCATGTATGTTGGGCTGATCAAGGCACTGTTCCCAAAAAGCAAATTCATATGGACGCGCCGAAATTTCGAAGATAATAGGCTGTCAATATTTTTTCAGCATCTTGGGGAGGCATTAAATTATTCGGTTGACCTGCAGTGGATTCGTCAATACTACGAGCAGCAGCAACTATTGATGGAGTATTGGTGCTCTAAGTTTCCAGATTCTATCTATGAGATTCATTATGAGAGGCTGATAGAAAGCCCGCGTGAGGAGATTGAAGGCCTGTTCGGCTTCTTGGGTTTACCTTGGGAAGATGCTTGTTTGAATTTCAGAGGTAGAAAGAATCATGTTCAGACTGCGAGTATCTGGCAAGTTCGGGAAGACCTGCACTCACGATCGGTAGGCCGCTTTAAAAATTACAGGCCTTTTCTGTCTGAATGA
- a CDS encoding bifunctional 2-polyprenyl-6-hydroxyphenol methylase/3-demethylubiquinol 3-O-methyltransferase UbiG: MIEDQTDPRREHADSDAWEHYWEKALGADMAGVSGTAAQFVREFWLASIGSNLTGTLPLRVLDVACGRGGVASILDEAGWLGKVEYCGVDISHAAVRSMINHFPSAQGVVADVQDLPLLSGNFDIVCSQFGVEYAGEAAILDLVSQLRAGGQLILLLHCVGGQIYKECYDQMEGARELVQTEFLPLSMEMFKDAYAVLEGGERRAYEGSSGRLVAKFRALEDIMRRRGRGAAAGMVYRLYRDVNQIHRDLPRFQREQVLSWLQAAAQEVASFAGRMDGMCASAMSESQVDALVLELAKRRLNAKVEPMLTAESGAQIAWQLTGAMRK, translated from the coding sequence ATGATTGAGGATCAAACAGATCCACGGCGCGAACATGCAGATAGCGACGCATGGGAGCACTACTGGGAGAAGGCCCTTGGCGCTGATATGGCCGGTGTTAGTGGCACGGCAGCCCAATTCGTGCGTGAATTTTGGCTGGCATCGATTGGCTCTAATTTGACAGGCACGCTGCCTTTGCGGGTCTTAGATGTGGCTTGTGGGCGTGGGGGGGTTGCGTCGATTCTCGATGAAGCAGGTTGGTTGGGCAAGGTGGAATACTGTGGAGTAGACATTTCGCATGCCGCCGTGCGGTCAATGATTAATCATTTTCCGAGTGCGCAAGGCGTAGTGGCCGATGTGCAAGACCTTCCATTGTTATCCGGGAACTTCGATATCGTATGCAGTCAATTCGGAGTGGAATATGCCGGAGAGGCAGCCATTCTGGATCTGGTAAGCCAGCTTCGGGCGGGTGGGCAACTTATTCTTTTATTGCACTGTGTTGGTGGACAGATATACAAAGAATGTTATGACCAGATGGAAGGGGCGCGGGAGTTGGTTCAAACCGAGTTCCTGCCACTTTCGATGGAGATGTTCAAAGACGCTTATGCTGTGCTCGAAGGTGGGGAGCGTAGAGCCTATGAGGGTAGCTCGGGACGGCTTGTCGCCAAATTTCGTGCTCTGGAAGATATTATGCGGCGGCGAGGGCGGGGCGCGGCCGCTGGCATGGTTTACCGTTTATACCGCGACGTAAATCAAATACACAGAGACTTACCCAGGTTTCAGCGAGAGCAAGTGCTCAGTTGGTTGCAAGCTGCTGCGCAGGAGGTGGCGTCGTTTGCTGGGAGGATGGATGGGATGTGCGCCTCGGCCATGTCCGAGTCTCAGGTCGATGCGCTGGTATTGGAGCTTGCAAAGAGGCGGCTCAACGCCAAAGTTGAGCCAATGTTGACGGCAGAAAGTGGGGCGCAAATTGCATGGCAGCTGACTGGGGCGATGCGAAAATAG
- a CDS encoding TonB-dependent siderophore receptor, which translates to MRKNLLSVAVAATIMVPALPAFAQEDAQMVEEVVVTGSRIQRANDVSVSPVTAVSAEDFKASGVVRVEDLINDLPQVAATQTAGQANGATGTATVDLRGLGISRTLVLMDGRRMPAGSPFTSSAADLNQIPAALVESVEVLTGGSSATYGSDAIAGVVNFKMMDDFEGFRFETQTSVYQHDNDNSNIQSVVKERGFDVADGSVTDGETNDFTMVFGANFEDGRGNVTAYANYRKIDAVLQADRDYSGCALRGSPDSFSCGGSSTVPWGRFTDFGVNNGVDTEGFDYSVDGNGFTEFSQLYNYGPLNYFQRPDEKWSMGAFAHYDINEKATAYTQLSFNDDRTVAQIAPSGAFFVTNDLYCGNPFLSEEQYQAICGVYGLTKDQSMSDLVVTAADADGNAVIDPDTGLAVTYPGAIYIGRRNVEGGPRQDDLRHTSYRGVFGVRGDINDSWNYDVYYQLAEVSLEQTYMNDLSSSRIARALDVRADADGNPVCQSVLDGSDPNCVPWNIFQEGGVTQEAIDYLVLPLFARGTNEQEIFSGYVAGNLSDYGVKLPTADQGVDVVFGYEHRREALDYNPDQGFQNGEGAGQGGPTNPLSGSFSVDEVFTEARLPILSGMAGAEYLGLEVAYRYSDYSTNKTTDTYKIGLDWVPTEDLKLRASFQSAARAANISELFRAQGIGLFDMDVDPCGTAMIATLEECQRTGITASQYGSNLDSPAGQYNEVTGGNPDLEPEESETLSFGFVYTPSFVEGLNLSVDYFDIDVQNAISAVSSETVLNLCLYNNVNCDKVNRGGNGNLWIGDANIESTNTNIGYFRTSGVDINANYGMDVGNMGSVDFNLIATYLTEWEQQEVPTEAAESCVGTWGGSCGSPTPELVSTLRATWITPWNLDVMGGWRHIGGTTDNGSNGADFDAVNYLDLSASYGVTDKIRVRTGINNVLDKEPPLTADAGPSIYGNGNTFPGMYDALGRYMFLGMTVDF; encoded by the coding sequence ATGAGAAAGAACCTCCTGTCCGTAGCCGTAGCCGCTACGATCATGGTTCCCGCCCTGCCAGCATTCGCGCAAGAAGACGCGCAGATGGTAGAAGAAGTGGTAGTTACCGGCTCTCGAATCCAGCGCGCGAATGACGTAAGCGTCAGCCCGGTGACTGCAGTAAGTGCAGAAGATTTCAAAGCCAGCGGTGTTGTTCGGGTTGAAGACCTGATCAACGACCTTCCGCAAGTTGCTGCGACGCAAACCGCGGGTCAGGCAAACGGCGCAACCGGTACTGCTACTGTTGACTTGCGTGGTCTGGGCATCAGCCGCACCCTGGTACTGATGGATGGCCGCCGTATGCCGGCAGGCTCCCCTTTCACCAGCTCCGCTGCGGACCTCAACCAAATTCCTGCCGCACTGGTTGAAAGCGTTGAAGTTTTGACTGGTGGCTCTTCCGCTACCTATGGTTCTGACGCCATCGCCGGTGTTGTGAACTTCAAAATGATGGACGACTTCGAAGGGTTCCGCTTCGAGACTCAGACCAGCGTTTATCAGCACGACAATGACAACAGCAACATCCAAAGCGTGGTAAAAGAGCGCGGATTCGACGTTGCTGACGGTTCGGTTACCGACGGTGAAACCAACGACTTCACCATGGTATTCGGTGCCAACTTTGAAGATGGCCGTGGTAACGTCACTGCTTATGCAAACTACCGCAAGATCGACGCCGTTCTCCAGGCAGACCGCGACTACAGCGGCTGTGCTCTGCGTGGCAGCCCCGACAGCTTCTCCTGCGGTGGCTCCTCCACTGTGCCCTGGGGCCGTTTCACCGATTTCGGCGTGAACAATGGCGTTGACACTGAAGGCTTTGATTACAGCGTTGACGGCAACGGCTTCACCGAGTTCAGCCAGCTTTATAACTACGGTCCGCTGAACTACTTCCAGCGTCCGGACGAAAAGTGGTCCATGGGTGCATTTGCACACTACGACATCAACGAAAAGGCCACTGCCTACACTCAGCTGTCTTTCAACGATGACCGCACCGTTGCACAGATTGCTCCTTCTGGTGCCTTCTTCGTAACCAACGACCTGTATTGTGGCAACCCGTTCCTTTCCGAAGAACAATATCAAGCGATCTGTGGTGTTTACGGCCTGACCAAAGATCAGTCCATGAGCGACCTGGTTGTTACCGCTGCTGACGCAGATGGCAACGCCGTGATCGATCCAGACACTGGCCTGGCTGTTACCTACCCGGGCGCTATTTATATCGGCCGTCGTAACGTCGAAGGCGGCCCCCGTCAAGATGACCTGCGCCACACCTCCTACCGCGGTGTGTTTGGTGTGCGCGGTGACATTAATGACAGCTGGAACTACGACGTGTACTACCAGCTGGCAGAAGTCAGCCTCGAACAGACTTACATGAACGACCTGAGTTCCTCACGTATCGCTCGCGCTCTGGACGTTCGCGCCGATGCAGATGGCAACCCAGTATGTCAGTCCGTTCTGGACGGCTCTGATCCGAACTGTGTGCCTTGGAATATTTTCCAAGAAGGTGGCGTAACTCAGGAAGCAATCGACTACCTGGTACTGCCTCTCTTCGCTCGCGGCACCAACGAACAAGAAATCTTCTCCGGTTACGTAGCTGGCAACCTGTCTGATTACGGCGTTAAACTGCCGACTGCTGATCAGGGCGTCGATGTAGTGTTCGGTTACGAGCATCGTCGCGAAGCACTGGACTACAACCCTGACCAGGGCTTCCAGAATGGTGAAGGTGCAGGTCAAGGCGGCCCAACTAACCCGCTGTCTGGCTCTTTCAGCGTGGACGAAGTATTCACCGAAGCACGCCTGCCCATCCTCTCCGGCATGGCTGGTGCTGAATACCTCGGCCTGGAAGTTGCTTACCGCTACTCTGACTACTCTACCAACAAGACCACCGACACTTACAAAATCGGCCTTGATTGGGTTCCAACTGAAGACCTGAAGCTGCGTGCAAGCTTCCAGTCTGCAGCGCGTGCAGCGAACATTTCTGAGTTGTTCCGTGCCCAAGGCATCGGCCTGTTCGACATGGACGTAGACCCTTGTGGTACCGCCATGATCGCTACCCTGGAAGAGTGTCAGCGTACCGGCATCACCGCTTCTCAGTACGGCTCCAACCTGGATTCTCCAGCGGGCCAGTACAACGAAGTTACCGGTGGCAACCCGGATCTCGAGCCGGAAGAATCTGAAACCCTGTCCTTCGGCTTCGTTTACACTCCGTCCTTCGTCGAAGGTCTGAACCTGAGCGTTGACTACTTTGACATCGACGTTCAAAACGCGATCTCAGCAGTCAGCTCTGAAACAGTTCTGAACCTTTGCCTGTACAACAACGTCAATTGTGACAAAGTAAACCGCGGCGGTAACGGTAACCTGTGGATTGGCGATGCCAACATCGAGTCTACCAACACCAACATCGGCTACTTCCGCACTTCCGGTGTAGACATCAATGCTAACTACGGCATGGATGTAGGTAACATGGGTTCTGTAGACTTCAACCTGATCGCTACTTACCTCACCGAGTGGGAGCAGCAAGAAGTTCCAACTGAAGCTGCAGAATCTTGTGTTGGCACCTGGGGCGGTTCCTGCGGCAGCCCCACCCCGGAGCTGGTTAGCACTCTGCGCGCTACCTGGATCACTCCGTGGAACCTGGATGTCATGGGCGGATGGCGTCACATTGGTGGCACTACCGACAATGGCAGCAACGGTGCTGACTTTGACGCTGTGAACTACCTCGACCTGTCCGCGTCTTACGGTGTAACCGATAAGATCCGCGTACGTACCGGTATCAACAACGTACTGGACAAAGAGCCGCCGCTGACTGCAGACGCTGGTCCCAGCATCTACGGCAACGGCAACACCTTCCCGGGCATGTATGACGCTCTGGGTCGCTACATGTTCTTGGGCATGACCGTAGACTTCTAA
- a CDS encoding TonB-dependent siderophore receptor — protein sequence MIKTKLSIAIAAFSTLASAAVSAQEAVPGPTVEEVIVTGSRIARDPLSTTGPITIVDSEAISRSGVGTIDELLNQLPSMGTTGINANDNNGGQGLAFVDLRNLGSARTLVLVNGRRFVSSASGVSSAVDMNNIPVDMIDRIEVLTDGASAVYGSDAVAGVINVVMKDSFEGVRINARAGSTSEGGGENGELSITFGGEGERGKFIANINHSQRDEITYNDREWAGLTSSMGPNGNIFTRYGAFSVQEDGLTLGGYEGYDIGQHMWLSGAMERTSVTASGTYSATDAVEAWGEFSYTTKTTNQQLAAQPMYAGNGFNLDPEQHLPQEIKDQLQDAWQEAKDAYDAAVAAGVAEDELPAYPGDSWVEGFSDYRVRPVAGGTRDYEQSTDTFRIASGLRGDLANGWSWDTFASYGKNSGDNVTYNSYNKARLNEIFSGEAGLDFDFTGGMSPEIMDYFRYDDREDNQYELVNVGAALSGDIDAIEFQGGTLGFAAGLEYRDESGEFNPSQETRSGETFGNQQDATGGSYNVSEVFAEFNLPILAGVTGAEELSADVAVRYSDFSTFGGQSTGKLGLVYAPVEDVRFRASLSTAFRAPGIYELYSGSAQSYEFLIDPCDTSASNKEGQGDFCDVDNGFTQAGNQVPTNIGGNENLTPEEAKTFTAGVVWTPSFVDDLSITLDYYDIQVEDAITSPDLQKILDDCFREGIESACALVTRGAGDQIVKLEGAKMNIGQVDTRGVDIDIVQNLHFDAGQLALRAQATRLLEYNEFNKQSGTESDYLDYVGTTGGLFVKWRGLASAMWYGSDWEAGLEAQYLSEGESAYKPVGAVTYVNLKAGWDLSDSLRLSTGIDNVGNVEPEDTSGYNDWNSSYDFKGRYFWAGASYQF from the coding sequence ATGATCAAGACCAAGTTGAGCATTGCTATTGCAGCATTCAGCACCCTGGCTTCCGCCGCTGTTTCCGCTCAGGAAGCCGTGCCTGGCCCGACCGTTGAAGAAGTGATTGTTACCGGTTCCCGTATTGCGCGTGATCCGCTCTCCACCACCGGCCCTATCACTATCGTTGACTCCGAAGCGATCAGCCGCTCCGGCGTGGGCACCATCGACGAGCTGCTGAACCAGCTGCCGTCCATGGGTACCACTGGCATCAACGCAAACGACAACAACGGCGGCCAAGGCCTGGCATTTGTTGATCTGCGTAACCTGGGCTCCGCCCGTACTCTGGTACTGGTAAACGGCCGTCGCTTCGTGTCGTCCGCTTCCGGCGTTAGCTCTGCCGTCGACATGAACAACATTCCCGTTGACATGATCGACCGTATCGAAGTTCTGACCGACGGCGCTTCTGCCGTTTACGGTTCTGACGCTGTTGCCGGCGTTATCAACGTGGTGATGAAGGACTCCTTCGAAGGCGTTCGTATCAACGCTCGCGCCGGTAGCACCTCTGAAGGTGGCGGCGAAAATGGCGAGCTGTCCATCACCTTCGGTGGTGAAGGCGAGCGCGGCAAATTCATTGCCAACATCAACCACAGCCAGCGCGACGAAATTACCTACAACGATCGCGAGTGGGCTGGCCTGACCAGCTCCATGGGCCCGAATGGCAATATTTTCACTCGCTACGGCGCCTTCAGCGTTCAGGAAGATGGCCTGACCCTGGGTGGTTACGAGGGCTACGACATTGGCCAGCACATGTGGCTGTCTGGCGCGATGGAGCGCACCTCTGTGACCGCTTCCGGCACCTACTCTGCTACTGACGCCGTAGAAGCCTGGGGTGAGTTCAGCTACACCACCAAAACCACCAACCAGCAGCTGGCTGCCCAGCCAATGTACGCCGGTAACGGTTTTAACCTGGATCCGGAACAGCACCTGCCGCAGGAAATCAAAGACCAGCTGCAAGATGCATGGCAAGAAGCCAAAGACGCCTATGACGCAGCCGTGGCTGCCGGCGTAGCGGAAGACGAGCTGCCCGCTTACCCGGGTGACAGCTGGGTTGAAGGTTTCTCCGACTACCGTGTTCGCCCGGTTGCCGGTGGTACCCGTGACTACGAACAGTCTACCGACACCTTCCGCATCGCTTCTGGTCTGCGCGGCGATCTGGCCAACGGCTGGAGCTGGGACACCTTCGCCAGCTACGGTAAGAACTCCGGTGACAATGTCACTTACAACTCTTACAACAAGGCGCGCCTGAACGAAATTTTCAGCGGCGAAGCAGGTCTGGACTTTGATTTCACCGGTGGCATGAGCCCGGAAATCATGGACTACTTCCGCTACGACGATCGTGAAGACAACCAGTACGAGCTGGTCAACGTTGGCGCAGCGCTGTCTGGCGACATCGATGCCATCGAGTTCCAGGGCGGCACCCTCGGTTTCGCAGCGGGTCTTGAGTACCGCGATGAATCCGGCGAGTTCAACCCGTCCCAGGAAACCCGCAGCGGTGAAACCTTCGGCAACCAGCAAGACGCCACTGGCGGCAGCTACAACGTTTCTGAAGTATTCGCTGAATTCAACCTGCCGATCCTGGCGGGCGTAACCGGCGCGGAAGAGCTGTCTGCCGACGTGGCCGTACGCTACTCCGACTTCAGCACCTTCGGCGGTCAGAGCACCGGCAAGCTGGGCCTGGTTTACGCACCGGTTGAAGATGTTCGCTTCCGCGCTAGCCTGTCCACCGCGTTCCGCGCACCGGGCATCTACGAGCTGTACAGCGGTTCCGCGCAGAGCTATGAGTTCCTGATCGATCCGTGCGACACCAGTGCTTCCAACAAGGAAGGTCAGGGCGACTTCTGTGACGTTGACAACGGCTTCACCCAGGCTGGTAACCAGGTACCGACCAACATCGGCGGTAACGAAAACCTGACCCCGGAAGAAGCCAAAACCTTCACCGCTGGTGTGGTTTGGACCCCGAGCTTCGTAGACGACCTGTCCATCACCCTGGACTACTACGACATCCAGGTTGAAGACGCGATCACTTCTCCGGACCTGCAGAAGATCCTGGACGACTGCTTCCGCGAAGGCATCGAAAGTGCATGCGCACTGGTGACCCGCGGTGCTGGTGACCAGATCGTGAAGCTGGAAGGTGCGAAGATGAACATCGGCCAGGTGGACACCCGCGGTGTGGACATCGACATCGTTCAGAACCTGCACTTCGACGCTGGTCAGCTGGCGCTGCGCGCCCAGGCTACCCGTCTGCTGGAGTATAACGAATTCAATAAGCAGTCTGGCACCGAGTCTGACTACCTGGATTACGTTGGCACCACCGGAGGTCTGTTCGTGAAGTGGCGCGGCCTGGCGAGCGCCATGTGGTACGGCAGCGACTGGGAAGCTGGTCTTGAAGCTCAGTACCTGAGCGAAGGCGAGAGCGCGTACAAGCCTGTTGGTGCAGTAACCTACGTGAACCTGAAAGCCGGCTGGGACCTGAGCGACTCTCTGCGTCTCTCCACCGGTATCGACAACGTGGGCAATGTTGAGCCGGAAGACACCTCTGGCTACAACGACTGGAACAGCTCCTACGACTTCAAAGGTCGCTACTTCTGGGCTGGCGCTTCTTACCAGTTCTAA